In a genomic window of Brassica rapa cultivar Chiifu-401-42 unplaced genomic scaffold, CAAS_Brap_v3.01 Scaffold0894, whole genome shotgun sequence:
- the LOC117131303 gene encoding uncharacterized protein LOC117131303, with protein sequence MEQAFLRLEQGERSVREYESEFLKLSRYIYYEDGDQAVLVRKFLRGLKPEIGSCLQAVNFVSLFELIEKAVNVEEMVAAECEPTIGSNPKPQSSQSKDDKLRTNQKKGRKGQFKRHGKKPKAQVTCYNCGQLGHYSRECTNSTAEKTDWKASVTCYSCGEKGHFANECTVNRPGQGRGSSARTQPNRPTREHPAGRPASEGRVYALEMEETPSSAPGPSRGPVTGSLLVGGTPAVVLFDSGATHNFLNPVVASRFVGTLVTRDIDISVLTPGGQTLKAEKVLLDVPIVLLHATLLANLVVMPLEDFEVILGMDWLSRHRAWLDCARGRVFFEDDHQGVLAYYGIKPSVSATFVTAMRAERALVDGEVYLVSLTYIGEETGKELRMEDIPVVQEFKDVFRALTELPPPRSNPFTINLELSAAPIAKAPYRMAPAELAELKKQLEDLLDKGFIRPSSSPWGAPVLFIDDILIYSRSEEEHKEHLRMVLERLRDRKLFAKLSKCRFWKSEIGFLGHRVSKEGVSVDPEKIEVIQKWPCPTLVTEIRRFPGLAGYYQKFLQAFSSIAKPLT encoded by the exons ATGGagcaagcatttcttcgattgGAGCAAGGTGAAAGGAGTGTTAGGGAGTACGAATCAGAATTTCTCAAGCTCAGTCGATACATCTACTACGAGGACGGAGATCAAGCGGTGTTAGTTCGTAAGTTCTTACGAGGTCTTAAGCCAGAGATCGGGAGTTGTCTACAAGCCGTCAACTTTGTGAGTTTGTTCGAGTTAATAGAGAAAGCAGTCAACGTGGAGGAGATGGTAGCAGCTGAATGTGAACCAACCATTGGATCAAACCCCAAACCTCAGAGCAGTCagtccaaggatgataagttgCGAACCAACCAGAAGAAAGGAAGAAAGGGTCAGTTCAAACGACATGGAAAGAAGCCGAAGGCACAGGTGACATGCTACAATTGTGGTCAGTTGGGACATTACTCTCGTGAATGCACCAACTCAACGGCTGAGAAGACGGATTGGAAGGCATCGGTTACTTGCTACAGCTGTGGAGAGAAAGGTCATTTTGCCAACGAGTGTACTGTGAACCGTCCAGGACAGGGAAGAGGATCGTCTGCGCGTACCCAACCAAACCGACCGACCAGAGAACACCCAGCCGGGCGTCCTGCATCCGAAGGGAGAGTCTATGCCTTGGAGATGGAGGAAACTCCATCTAGTGCTCCGGGACCGTCGAGAGGTCCTGTGACAG GATCATTGTTGGTTGGTGGAACCCCTGctgttgttttgtttgattcggGAGCCACCCATAATTTTCTGAACCCAGTAGTAGCCTCTAGATTTGTAGGAACCCTTGTGACCCGTGATATTGATATCTCGGTGTTAACCCCTGGAGGCCAAACCTTGAAAGCTGAAAAGGTGTTGTTGGATGTGCCTATTGTGCTTTTACACGCAACCCTTTTAGCCAACCTAGTGGTCATGCCCTTAGAAGATTTCGAGGTTATTTTAGgaatggattggctgtcaaggCATCGGGCGTGGCTGGACTGTGCAAGAGGAAGAGTTTTCTTTGAAGACGACCATCAAGGAGTATTGGCGTATTATGGGATCAAGCCTAGCGTCTCAGCAACGTTCGTCACAGCAATGAGAGCAGAGAGAGCCTTAGTGGACGGCGAGGTCTACTTGGTATCGCTTACGTACATCGGAGAGGAGACAGGAAAGGAATTGAGAATGGAAGACATTCCAGTGGTCCAAGAGTTTAAAGACGTGTTTCGGGCGTTAACGGAGTTACCACCACCTCGGAGTAACCCGTTCACCATCAACTTAGAACTGAGCGCTGCACCTATCGCCAAGGCACCTTACCGCATGGCACCAGCAGAGTTAGCAGAGCTCAAGAAGCAGTTGGAGGATTTACTAGACAAAGGTTTCATCAGACCGAGttcttcaccttggggagctccgGTTTTGTTCATCGACGACATACTCATCTACTCACGGAgcgaggaggagcacaaggagcATCTGAGGATGGTACTTGAGAGACTAAGAGACCGGAAGTTGTTTGCTAAGCTCAGCAAGTGTCGATTCTGGAAGAGCGAGATTGGTTTCTTAGGTCATAGAGTTTCCAAGGAAGGAGtttcggtggatccagagaagattgAAGTCATTCAGAAGTGGCCTTGTCCAACCTTAGTAACGGAGATCAGAAGATTCCCCGGATTGGCAGGCTATTACCAAAAGTTCCTGCAAGCTTTCTCATCAATCGCAAAACCTTTGACATGA